In Aptenodytes patagonicus chromosome 6, bAptPat1.pri.cur, whole genome shotgun sequence, one genomic interval encodes:
- the VWA5B2 gene encoding von Willebrand factor A domain-containing protein 5B2 isoform X2 has product MPGLYALSSWEALPLKSSRVKACANGYSLSITAHLVYTNPREEPVEGVFIYPLEESEVVAGFEAVVGSRRVTFQVQNRHRAQDCCLQCGPSPGRLRRCAGGHLVLDEDTERSTFVIVTGTLCPAESLAVTLSTAQELATLPDGALRLLLPPILTPHVPTVPESEPASLCDDSPTSCFGGPGARGQPSPTAPAESVDVFRGRPCNPFPYEFAFELLVKGPCLLAGLESPSHTLRADAYPWASSAATTCVTLAEPHRYDRDLEIILYPCEPHHPHLVMEDGTMTYPEYEAHVRSRRDYVRIARKDGSGERQVVFVQKRFHKDIFPNPVLMLNFCPVAEGVPGDLQSVTREVLFLVDCSGTMSGPDLNKVKEALLVALKSLPSGTLLNIASFGAEVKPLFLSSRLCSNETLRRAYEHLGGLRADMGSTNLLAALGWALAQPLHHGYPRQLFLFTNAAVGNIGCSHRFLLLQPQISPPPAPRVSFAHHIPQPHRLGFPWDVPTWHAAGAASLAIKHPFPSLLQGLPPGCPAPGTGPAMALHHLALSCRCFSFGMGPRACRQLLKGMAKVSRGCAEFLSPAERLQPKLIKSLKKAIEPAVSDITIDWYVPDSMEALLSPTELPALYPGDCLVSYCVLYSIARFRNRRPPDRERARRGSAFPSQEEVPSPRESRQPPQSTPGSGDASLELSAGGTEVSEQSADPVSGGDIWKRIYQPSYIQEQYVLTHCSISTDRSRGLLSRSSTSSESTGSRDVAPEGGSSAPGADAASQQGQKSLSLCESSTKSAPLPSAPAGTKVTVALSTEELVRQKKALARAALASRSFSSPHGELDAHRLCQALEKVSQKRNQSLEGRLDKLGPQSRCLQPSTVESNNLLSPTHLDWDMLVEPSYLFSASPVPEPGKPSLGDAGLPLRCQVVIHALRAGKPVSWEVTASLESLLQPREGPGREDPLRRAGKAWDKPLHHLAARSVIRDNENAAQREAELEQGFARRFRLKAAQTSKACNVPSLYTRLVPVDSATQAALPIVPEVWGTERDETPGSPASVSSPTYGWEKQNCSNGPPTSPSTTSMGSQKSTESIAGSRFSLSRRRGPSLVLRPQCLSPESERSSNHASHDYLPLVQLQQARGPFQLTESFSEVVQIPLDRLRRASPYASHRASLSPASPGARSSPEAGPGGEEGEEPAAAPQPGSPPSQSTCSEVPSVAVWAQADSGHGSESDTGPHSAAPSEAGVSWQDTGSEDLENASWATAVALAWLEHRCAGFFEEWELVAAKADAWLQAQRLPEGVDVGCLKGAARHLFLLLRHWDENIKLNMLCYNPNNV; this is encoded by the exons ATGCCGGGCCTGTACGCCCTCTCCTCCTGGGAGGCTCTGCCCCTGAAGAGCTCCAGGGTGAAGGCTTGTGCCAACGGGTACTCCCTGAGCATCACCGCTCACCTCGTGTACACCAACCCCCGTGAGGAGCCTGTGGAAG GTGTCTTTATCTACCCGCTGGAGGAGTCGGAGGTGGTGGCTGGCTTCGAGGCGGTAGTGGGCAGCCGGCGGGTGACATTCCAGGTCCAGAACCGGCACCGGGCGCAGGACTGCTGCCTCCAGTgtggccccagccccggccggcTGCGCCGCTGTGCCGGCG gcCACCTTGTCCTGGACGAAGACACAGAGCGCTCCACCTTCGTCATCGTCACGGGCACGCTGTGCCCGGCGGAGAGCCTGGCCGTCACCCTGAGCACGGCGCAGGAGCTGGCCACGCTGCCGGACGGGGCCCtgcgcctcctcctcccccccatcctcACGCCCCACGTCCCCACCGTCCCCGAGAGCGAGCCGGCAAGCTTGTGTGACGACAG CCCCACCAGCTGTTTCGGGGGGCCTGGTGCCCGGGGCCAGCCATCCCCCACAGCGCCTGCGGAGAGCGTGGATGTCTTTCGGGGACGACCCTGCAACCCCTTTCCTTACGAGTTTGCCTTTGAGCTGCTGGTGAAGGGCCCCTGCTTGCTGGCAG GGCTGGAGAGCCCGTCCCACACCCTGCGAGCTGACGCCTACCCCTgggccagctctgctgccaccaCCTGCGTCACGCTGGCTGAGCCCCATCGCTACGACAGGGACCTGGAGATCATCCTCTACCCCTGCG agccccaccacccccacctGGTGATGGAGGACGGCACCATGACGTACCCCGAGTACGAGGCCCACGTCCGGAGCCGCCGGGATTACGTGCGGATTGCCAGGAAGGATGGCAGTGGCGAGAGACAG GTGGTTTTCGTGCAGAAGCGTTTCCACAAGGACATCTTCCCCAACCCTGTGCTGATGCTGAACTTCTGCCCGGTGGCGGAGGGTGTCCCTGGGGACCTGCAGAGCGTCACCCGTGAGGTCCTCTTCCTCGTCGACTGCAGCGGCACCATGAGCGGCCCCGACCTCAACAAGGTCAAG GAGGCTTTGCTGGTGGCCCTGAAGAGCCTCCCGTCGGGGACGCTGCTCAACATTGCCAGCTTCGGCGCCGAAGTCAAGCCACTCTTCCTGTCCAGCCGCCTCTGCAGCAAC GAGACGCTGCGGCGCGCCTACGAGCATCTCGGTGGGCTGCGGGCAGACATGGGCAGCACCAACCTGctggcagccctgggctgggcgCTGGCACAGCCCCTCCACCACGGCTACCCCCGCCAGCTCTTCCTCTTCACCAACGCGGCGGTGGGCAACATAG gctGTTCCCACCGATTTCTCCTTCTGCAGCCCCAAATCTCACCTCCGCCAGCCCCGAGGGTGTCCTTCGCCCATCACATCCCCCAACCCCACCGGCTCGGCTTCCCCTGGGATGTCCCAACCTGGCATGCAGCCGGGGCGGCATCTCTGGCTATCAAACaccccttcccatccctgctgcagggcttgccgccgggctgcccagcccctggcACTGGCCCGGCCATGGCTCTTCATCACCTAGCTCTCTCCTGCAGGTGCTTCAGCTTCGGCATGGGCCCACGGGCGTGCCGGCAGCTGCTGAAGGGCATGGCCAAGGTGAGCCGGGGCTGTGCTGAGTTCCTGAGCCCGGCCGAGAGGCTGCAGCCCAAG ctgaTCAAGTCCCTGAAGAAGGCAATCGAGCCAGCCGTCAGCGACATCACCATCGACTGGTATGTCCCCGACAGCATGGAGGCTCTGCTCTCGCCCACCGAGCTCCCGGCCCTCTACCCCGGTGACTGCCTTGTCAGCTACTGCGTCCTCTACAGCATCGCCCGCTTCCGCAACAGGCGCCCGCCA GACCGGGAAAGGGCTCGCCGGGGCTCAGCCTTCCCCTCCCAGGAGGAGGTGCCCAGTCCTAGAGAGAGCCGCCAGCCGCCCCAGAGCACCCCGGGATCCGGGGATGCCTCCCTGGAGCTCTCCGCTGGGGGCACAGAGGTGTCAGAGCAGA GTGCGGATCCCGTTTCGGGGGGAGACATCTGGAAGCGGATTTACCAGCCCTCCTACATCCAGGAGCAGTACGTCCTGACGCACTGCTCCATCAGCACCGACCGCAGCCGGGGGCTGCTCTCCCGCAGCTCCACCAGCAGCGAGTCCACTGGCTCCCGCGACGTGGCCCCCGAGGGCGGCTCCTCGGCCCCCGGTGCCGATGCCGCCTCCCAGCAGGGCCAGAAGAGCCTGTCCCTCTGTGAGTCCTCCACCAAATCCGCCCCGCTGCCCTCTGCCCCGGCTGGCACCAAG GTGACGGTGGCCCTGAGCACGGAGGAGCTGGTGCGGCAGAAGAAGGCGCTGGCACGTGCCGCCCTGGCCAGCCGCAGCTTTTCCTCGCCGCATGGGGAGCTGGACGCCCACCGGCTGTGCCAGGCACTGGAGAAGGTGTCACAGAAGAGGAACCAGTCCCTGGAGGGGCGGCTGGACAAGCTGGGACCCCAGTCACggtgcctgcagcccagcacagtgGAGTCAA ATAACCTCCTCTCGCCCACCCACCTGGACTGGGACATGCTGGTGGAGCCCTCCTACCTCTTCAGCGCCTCGCCAGTGCCCGAGCCGGGGAAGCCCAGCCTGGGCGATGCCGGCCTGCCCCTGCGCTGCCAGGTGGTGATCCACGCGCTGCGGGCTGGCAAGCCGGTGTCCTGGGAAGTGACGGCCTCGCTGGAGTCGCTGCTGCAGCCCCGGgaggggccgggcagggaggaCCCCCTGCGGCGGGCGGGCAAGGCCTGGGACAAGCCGCTGCACCACTTGGCAGCACGCTCCGTCATCCGGGACAATGAGAACGCAGCGCAGCGGGAAGCCGAGCTGGAGCAGG GTTTCGCCCGCCGGTTTCGCCTGAAAGCTGCGCAAACCAGCAAAGCCTGCAACGTGCCTTCTCTCTACACCCGCCTGGTGCCTGTGGACAGTGCcacacaggcagccctgcccatAGTCCCCGAGGTGTGGGGCACAG AGCGAGATGAGACCCCCGGGTCTCCAGCCAGCGTCTCCTCCCCTACCTATGGCTGGGAAAAGCAGAACTGCTCGAACG GGCCTCCAACCAGCCCTTCCACCACCTCCATGGGCTCCCAGAAATCCACGGAGAGCATCgctggctccag GTTTAGCCTGAGTAGGCGCAGGGGGCCCAGCCTGGTGCTGCGCCCGCAGTGCCTCAGCCCGGAAAGCGAGCGCTCCAGCAACCATGCCAGCCACGACTACCTCCCGCTG GTGCAGCTGCAGCAAGCTCGGGGGCCGTTCCAGCTCACAGAGAGTTTCTCCGAAGTGGTACAGATCCCCCTGGACCGCCTGCGCCGGGCCTCCCCCTACGCCTCCCACCGAGCCAGCCTCAGCCCTGCGTCCCCGGGGGCCAGGAGCAGCCCCGAGGCAGGGCCCGGCGGCGAGGAGGGTGAGGAGCCCGCCGCAGCCCCACAGCCCGGCTCGCCCCCATCCCAGAGCACTTGCTCTGAGGTGCCCAGTGTAGCCGTGTGGGCGCAGGCGGACAGCGGGCACGGCTCAGAGTCCGACACCGGCCCCCACTCAGCCGCCCCCTCCGAGGCCGGCGTGAGCTGGCAGGACACGGGGTCAGAGGACCTGGAGAATGCCAGCTGGGCCACGGCAGTGGCCTTGGCATGGCTGGAGCATCGCTGCGCCGGCTTCTTCGAGGAGTGGGAGCTGGTGGCGGCCAAGGCGGACGCGTGGCTGCAGGCGCAGCGGCTGCCCGAGGGGGTGGACGTGGGCTGCCTCAAAGGGGCAGCCAGGCACTTGTTCCTGCTGCTGCGTCACTGGGACGAGAACATCAAGCTGAATATGCTGTGCTACAACCCCAACAACGTCTGA